Part of the Qipengyuania sp. SS22 genome, TGGGCGATTCCAAGCGGACCCCGTTCACCGCGATCCGCGGCAGTGCCGATCAGTGGATGGGCGCACTCGGGATCGGCTATACTTTCTGATATGGCTTGATACGCGCGGGCCGTGCGGGCATCCCCTTGCGAAACCAAGGGGATAGAGAATGAGAACCACCGCACTGCTCGCGCTCGCCGGAGCGCTGATCGCCACGCCCGCACTGGCCGACACCACCGTCATCCATGCGGGGGCGGTGATCGTCGATGCCGACAGCGCCCCGCGCGGGGCGTCCACCATTACCGTGACCGATGGACGGATCGTCTCGATCACCGATGGTTTCGACATCGGCCCCGCGGATGCGAAGACGGTCGACCTCAAGACCAAGACGATCGCCCCCGGCATGATCGACCTGCATGTCCATCTGACCGGCGACCCCGGCGGCGACTTCTGGAAAGGCGCGGTCGAACCCGATGAATGGGATGTCGTCGTCGGCGCCAAGAATGCCCGGCTGACCGCGCTCGCCGGGTTCACCACCGTACGCGAAGCGGGCAGCGGCCCCGCCAGCGCCTTCTCGCTGCGGCGCGGAACCGCAGAAGGATTCATCGACGGTCCGCGCATCATCGCCGCTGGGCCCGCGCTTGCGATCGTGGGCGGGCATGGCGATGTCAGCGGCTTCCGCCCCGAGGTCAACGAACTGCTCGACAGCGGGTTCACCTGCACCGGCGCGGTCGAATGCGCCGAGAAGGTCCGCCTCGCCAGCCAGAATGGCGCGGATATTATCAAGATCACCGCCACAGGCGGCGTGCTCAGCCAGCAGGGCCGCGGGCTCGAAGCGCATTTCACCGATCCCGAGATGAAGAGCATTGCCGATACCGCGCATTCGCTCGGCCTCAAGGTCATGGCGCATGCGCATGGCGCACGCGGGATCGAGGCTGCCAGCCGCGCGGGTATCGATTCGATCGAACACGGCACCTATCTCGACGAAGCTGCCGCGCGGGCGATGAAGGCGAATGGCACTGTGCTGGTGCCCACGCTGATGGCGTTCAAGGGGGTCACCGAACGGCTGGGCCAGGGCGTCTATACGCCAGTGGTCGAAGCCAAGATCCGCGACGTCGCCGATACCGCACGCGTGTTCATGGGCAAGGCGCTGCGCTGGGGGGTGCCGATCGCTTTCGGCACCGATGCAGGCGTGTTCGGCCATGGCCGCAATGCAGGCGAATTCGCGCTGATGGTCGAACAGGGCATGAGCCACCGTGATGCCTTTGCCTCCGCGACGACCAATGCTGCGAAGGTGCTGGGCATGGAAGGCCAGATCGGCCGGCTGGCACCGGGCTATTCCGCCGACATCATCGCGGTCGACGGCAACCCGCTGGACGATACCGCCACGCTTGAAAACGTTGGCTGGGTAATGGTTCGCGGGCGGGTCATCGACTGATCGAACGCGGCACTGCGCGCGGCGGCGCCGCGCATGGCGCTGGTCGAACACTGTCACGCTTTCGTCGCACCGCGCGCTTGCGTGCGGGCGCGGAAGCGTGTTTTAACAAAGTAATACAGGTAGCAGGGGAATTACCATGAAACTCGTCCGCCACGCACTCGCTTCGGGTGCCGCTCTTTCGCTCGCGCTGGCCGCCAATCCGGCCTTCGCGCGCGATCACCATGCCGAGACCGAAACCGCCGCCGAACCGACCGAGCATGACAAGCTGGTCGCTTTGTTCGCCGAATCGGATGCGCGCAGCCTCGAGCTCAACCCGCTTGGCCGCCTGTTCCGCGGCGATGATCGCAATGCCGACCGGCTGGGTGATTTCCTGACCGATTCGTCTTTTTATGCCAACCGCCTCGACACGCAGCTCAATCTTGCCAAGCTGGCGCTGATCGACCGCAGCGAGCTGAGCGACACCGACCAGCTCGCCTATGACGTGTTCAAATATAACCAGGAATCGGCGCTGCGCGGGCAGACCGATGAAATCCGCGCGCTCACCGAAGTGCGGCCGGTCAACCATTTCACCGGCTTCCACACCTTCTATCCCAATTTCGCGAGCGGCGATTCCGCGGCGCAGTTCAAGACGCTGGCCAATTACGAGGACAACCTCTCGCGCCATGACGACTATATCGAAATAGGCGAGCGCGCGATCGGCAAGTTCCGCGAAGGCATGGAAAGCGGGGTGGTCGAGACCAAGCTCACCATCGGCCTCGTGATCAAGCAGCTCGACACGCTGCTGGCGATCCCGATCGAGGATTCGCAGTACATGAAGCCGGTGAAGAACTTCCCCGAAGACTTCTCCGAGGCAGACAAGGCCCGCCTGACCGAGGCCTATGCCGCCAAGACTGCCGAACTCTATGCGGCCGATAGGGCGATGCGCGATTTCCTGCGTGACGAATATCTGGCGGTGGCACGCGAAAGCGTGGGCCTCAGCCAGATGAAGGGCGGGGACAAGCTCTATGCGCAGATGATCGAGAACACGACCACGCTGCCGCTTACCGCCGATTACCTGCACGATCTCGGCCTCAGCGAAGTCGCCCGGATCAAGCAGGGCCTGGAAGAGATCAAGCAGGAGGTCGGCTTTACCGGCACGCTTGGTGAGTTTTTCGACTACGTTCGCACCGACGAACAGTTCAAGCCGGAAAGCCGCGAGGCACTGACGCAGAGCTATTACGATATCGGCAAGGAAGTGGACGCCAAGATCGGCGAGTATTTCTCGCTGGTCCCCAAGACCCCGCTCGAGATCAAGCCTTACGACCCCTCGATCGAGCAGTTCCAGGCGGGCGGTTCCTACCAGTCGGGCGCGCCCGACGGTTCGCGCCCCGGCACCTTCTATTTCAACGCCTATGACCTGCCCAGCCGCCTCACCACGGGCAATGTCACGCTCTACCTGCACGAAGGTGCGCCCGGGCATCACTTCCAGATCAGCCTCGCGCGGGAAAACGAGGCGCTGCCCGCATTCATGCGCTTTGGCGGCAACACTGCCTATGTCGAAGGCTGGGCGCTCTATTCGGAGACGCTGGGCTATGAAATGGGCTTCTTCGACGATCCGTGGAACCGCTATGGCACGCTGCAGGACGAACAGCTTCGCGCCATGCGGCTGGTGGTCGATACCGGGCTCCACGCCAAGGGCTGGAGCCGCGAGCAGGCGATCGAGTTCATGCTCGCCAATTCGGGCATGACCCGCACCGAAGTGGTCGCCGAAGTGGAGCGCTACATCGCCATCCCGACGCAGGCGCTCGCCTACAAGGTTGGCGCGCTCAAGATCCAGGAACTGCGCGAGAAGGCCGAAGCGCAGCTCGGCGACAAGTTCGACATTCGCGAATTCCATGCCGAAGTGCTCGATACGGGTAGCCTGCCGATGCCGGTGCTCGAATCCAAGATCGACCGCTGGATCGCATCGAAGGCGAGCTGAACCACGGTTCGGGCGGGGGATTGGCTCCCGCCCGAACTGGCTCCCTCTCGCTTGGCGCGCTACCTCGGTCGCGAACTGACGCGATGTGAGGGGTGAGCGGCGATGGACTGGCTGCGCCGGGCGGACTGGCTGACCCGCGAGCGGGTGCGCGGTTATGCGCTGCTGCTGGCGCTCGCCAGCCTTGCGCTGCTGGCCAATTCCTATCTCAAGGCAATGGGCCCCGCAGGGACCGATTTCCTGGCCTTCTGGGGCGCCGGCCAGGTCACCGCCGAGGGCGCGCCCGCAGCGGCCTATGACCTTGCTGTGCAGCAAAGGGTGCAGACCGGCACCGGCAGCGAAGGCTGGTTCGCTTTCGTCAATCCGCCACCGTTTCTCTTTATCGCCGCGCCGTTCGGAACGCTGCCGTTCCCGATCGCGTGGATCGCGTGGGTAGCGGTCACCTGGGGCCTGTGGGCCTGGGCGAGCATCCACGCCTTCCCGCGTCTGTGGCCGCTGGTGATCGCCTATCCCGGCGCGCTGCTCGCTGCGGGGCATGCGCAGACCGGCCTGCTGACCGGGGCCTTGCTGGTGCTGGCGGCACAGCATCTCGGGCGGCGACCAATCCTCTCGGGTGCAGCCATCGGTGCGTTGATGATCAAACCCCATCTCGCGCTGCTTGCGCCGTTCTGGTTTGCCGCTGCCTGCAAATGGCGCGCCTTCTGCGCGGCTGGCGTCACCGCGCTGATGCTGGGCGCGGCCTCGTGGCTTGCCTTCGGCACCGAGTCCCTTGCCGCCTACACGACCAGCTGGCGCGCCAGCGGCTTGCTGATGGAGGGGATCAATCCGGACTTCCTGCTGCGCATGACGACATTCTATTCGCAGGCGCGGCTGCTGCTGGGTGACAGCGCGGCGATAGCAGCGGGCGGGGTGTCCGGCCTGCTCGGTCTCGCGGTCGCGCTGGGGGCATGGCGGCGCTTTGGCGGCGACGCGCGGGCTACGGGCGCGGCGGTCCTGGCCGCGACTGCGCTCGCATCGCCCTATCTGTTCAATTACGACCTGCCCTTCCTGATCTTCCCGACGCTGTGGCTGGTCGGACAGGGTCTCGAGCGCGGCTTTCGCCCTTATGAGAAGCTCGTGCTAATACTGCTCTATCTTGCGCCCTACGCCACGCGCGCACTGGCTTTTCCGCTCGGGGTCAATCTGATGCCGCTGGCGGCGCTGGCGCTGCTGGCGCTGGTATGGAGCCGCGGCGGCCAGCCAGGCCAGCCGGTAGAGTAGCCGCGCGCGTGTCCGGGCGTCACCGAGCGCCCATCCGCCATAAGAAAAGGGGCCGGAGGTCATATCGACCCCCGGCCCCTTTTCTGTGCCGCTTGAGAGCCGCTTAGTACTCTTCAGGCTCTTCCGGCGTGTCGGCGGTATGCGTCGGACCGGCATCGCGCTGGCCGCGGGCCAGCTTGAACACCACGCCGCTGAGCAGCGCCAGCGCCAGCAGGTTGGGCAGCACCATGGTGGCATTGGAAATGTCGCCAAGACGCCAGACCAGCTCGCTCGGCTGCGCGGCGCCGATGAAGATCACCACGCACCACAGGACGCGCCAGGCCATATGCAGCTTCTTCTCGCCCTCGCGCGTCGATCCCTTCATCCGGTCGTACAGGAAGGTGATCGCGCGTTCGCCGTAATAGCTCCACGTCAGCAGTGTGGTGAAGACGAACAGGATCAGCGCAATCGAGGCAATCAGCGTGCCGATCGGGACCGCTGCAATCTCGACCGGGAACGCCGCCGCAAAGGCGCCGCTGGTCATTTCGAAACCGACCCGGTCCGACTGCCATGCATGCGCCACCGCTTCACCGCCCGCAGTGAAATCGCCGCGTACGGTTAGGATCACCAGCGCGGTCATGGTGCAGATCACGATGGTGTCGATGAACGTGCCGAGCATGGCCATGCGGCCCTGCTGTTCGGGATCGTTGGTCTGTGCGACCGC contains:
- a CDS encoding glycosyltransferase family 87 protein yields the protein MDWLRRADWLTRERVRGYALLLALASLALLANSYLKAMGPAGTDFLAFWGAGQVTAEGAPAAAYDLAVQQRVQTGTGSEGWFAFVNPPPFLFIAAPFGTLPFPIAWIAWVAVTWGLWAWASIHAFPRLWPLVIAYPGALLAAGHAQTGLLTGALLVLAAQHLGRRPILSGAAIGALMIKPHLALLAPFWFAAACKWRAFCAAGVTALMLGAASWLAFGTESLAAYTTSWRASGLLMEGINPDFLLRMTTFYSQARLLLGDSAAIAAGGVSGLLGLAVALGAWRRFGGDARATGAAVLAATALASPYLFNYDLPFLIFPTLWLVGQGLERGFRPYEKLVLILLYLAPYATRALAFPLGVNLMPLAALALLALVWSRGGQPGQPVE
- a CDS encoding DUF885 domain-containing protein; the protein is MKLVRHALASGAALSLALAANPAFARDHHAETETAAEPTEHDKLVALFAESDARSLELNPLGRLFRGDDRNADRLGDFLTDSSFYANRLDTQLNLAKLALIDRSELSDTDQLAYDVFKYNQESALRGQTDEIRALTEVRPVNHFTGFHTFYPNFASGDSAAQFKTLANYEDNLSRHDDYIEIGERAIGKFREGMESGVVETKLTIGLVIKQLDTLLAIPIEDSQYMKPVKNFPEDFSEADKARLTEAYAAKTAELYAADRAMRDFLRDEYLAVARESVGLSQMKGGDKLYAQMIENTTTLPLTADYLHDLGLSEVARIKQGLEEIKQEVGFTGTLGEFFDYVRTDEQFKPESREALTQSYYDIGKEVDAKIGEYFSLVPKTPLEIKPYDPSIEQFQAGGSYQSGAPDGSRPGTFYFNAYDLPSRLTTGNVTLYLHEGAPGHHFQISLARENEALPAFMRFGGNTAYVEGWALYSETLGYEMGFFDDPWNRYGTLQDEQLRAMRLVVDTGLHAKGWSREQAIEFMLANSGMTRTEVVAEVERYIAIPTQALAYKVGALKIQELREKAEAQLGDKFDIREFHAEVLDTGSLPMPVLESKIDRWIASKAS
- a CDS encoding metal-dependent hydrolase family protein, giving the protein MRTTALLALAGALIATPALADTTVIHAGAVIVDADSAPRGASTITVTDGRIVSITDGFDIGPADAKTVDLKTKTIAPGMIDLHVHLTGDPGGDFWKGAVEPDEWDVVVGAKNARLTALAGFTTVREAGSGPASAFSLRRGTAEGFIDGPRIIAAGPALAIVGGHGDVSGFRPEVNELLDSGFTCTGAVECAEKVRLASQNGADIIKITATGGVLSQQGRGLEAHFTDPEMKSIADTAHSLGLKVMAHAHGARGIEAASRAGIDSIEHGTYLDEAAARAMKANGTVLVPTLMAFKGVTERLGQGVYTPVVEAKIRDVADTARVFMGKALRWGVPIAFGTDAGVFGHGRNAGEFALMVEQGMSHRDAFASATTNAAKVLGMEGQIGRLAPGYSADIIAVDGNPLDDTATLENVGWVMVRGRVID